In Dethiosulfovibrio salsuginis, a single genomic region encodes these proteins:
- a CDS encoding DegT/DnrJ/EryC1/StrS family aminotransferase, with protein MRDSFLPFARPEVDEESIEDLCQSIRSGWLTTGPKTQAFEEDFSKTVGATYSISVSSATAGLHLAFLGLGIEPGDEVITTPMTFVATVNAAIWAGATPVLVDIDPKTLNIDVEQLEGAITDRTKAIVPVHFAGLPCDMDRIEAMAEKHGLAIVEDAAHALGASYRGRPIGADRGPRRCSVFSFHPTKNITTGEGGMVCTSDEDLAERISVLRQHGMSKGAWNRYAAKGNPHYDVLFPGFKANMMDIQAAIGRGQLKKLDSFNSRRKTIVDRYREAFKDQPGLTLPGTPAYDHVHSWHIFTPLVDVDKLDIDRDGFMGAMRELNLGTALHYQALHLFSYYQETYRWRKGDFPNAEMVSDRIVSLPLFPAMTDFDVEDVINGVRSVMESHL; from the coding sequence ATGAGAGATAGCTTTTTACCTTTCGCCCGCCCGGAGGTGGACGAAGAATCAATAGAGGACCTCTGTCAGTCCATAAGGTCCGGCTGGCTCACCACCGGGCCTAAAACCCAGGCCTTCGAGGAGGACTTTTCAAAAACAGTGGGAGCGACCTACTCTATATCGGTGAGTTCTGCCACCGCCGGACTTCACCTGGCCTTTCTGGGGTTGGGGATAGAGCCAGGGGACGAGGTCATAACTACCCCTATGACCTTCGTGGCCACGGTCAACGCCGCCATATGGGCTGGAGCGACCCCGGTGCTGGTGGACATAGACCCTAAGACCTTAAATATAGACGTGGAGCAGCTTGAGGGGGCTATCACCGACAGGACCAAGGCCATTGTGCCGGTCCACTTCGCCGGACTGCCCTGCGACATGGACCGAATAGAGGCTATGGCGGAAAAGCACGGCCTAGCCATAGTGGAGGACGCAGCCCACGCCCTGGGGGCCAGCTACAGAGGCAGGCCCATAGGTGCGGACAGAGGGCCGAGGCGGTGCTCGGTCTTCAGCTTCCACCCGACGAAAAACATAACCACCGGCGAGGGAGGCATGGTCTGCACCTCCGACGAAGACCTAGCGGAGAGGATCTCCGTCCTCCGGCAGCACGGCATGAGCAAAGGGGCCTGGAATAGGTACGCCGCCAAAGGCAACCCCCACTACGACGTGCTTTTCCCGGGCTTCAAGGCCAACATGATGGACATTCAGGCAGCCATAGGCAGAGGACAGCTTAAAAAACTGGACTCCTTCAACTCCAGGAGAAAGACCATAGTGGACCGATATCGCGAGGCATTTAAAGACCAGCCTGGACTTACCCTGCCAGGAACTCCGGCCTACGACCACGTCCACAGCTGGCATATCTTCACCCCTCTCGTGGACGTGGATAAACTCGACATAGACCGAGACGGCTTTATGGGAGCCATGAGGGAGCTCAACTTAGGCACCGCCCTCCACTATCAGGCACTTCACCTGTTCTCCTACTACCAGGAGACCTACCGATGGAGGAAGGGCGACTTCCCTAACGCCGAAATGGTATCGGACAGGATAGTGTCCCTGCCCCTCTTCCCCGCCATGACCGACTTTGACGTGGAGGACGTTATAAACGGGGTTCGTTCGGTTATGGAGAGCCATCTATGA
- a CDS encoding glycosyltransferase family 39 protein, with amino-acid sequence MFKSHRVNLLLLLILSSFLFFWMLGGHGLLEPDEGRYSEIPREMMETGDYVTPRLNGVLYFEKPVLHYWLTASAFAVMGKTELASRFWPAALAVVGVLFTYWLGAYLYGKRSGLAAGVILASSLLYFAIAQINLTDMPVSSFITVAMVAFLMARLQNRRWLLLFYSAMALAVLTKGLIGLVLPGAVILCYMIVTRRWSIVKDTLYLPGIILFFAITVPWFWAVCRANPDFFHFFFIHEHFVRYATKVHNRYEPVWFFVPILLVGTIPWTGFIPQALMEAIKGRKGQDESDWAGIYLALWFAVIFAFFSLSSSKLIPYIVPVLPPLAILVGRRAVRIWDEGDLKNTLVGLSLSSVLTVLFGVAFVVYPYVQDRLPSELLVPQLVHKGIILLVGTGLAWWGYLKGSPKKVLICLTITGIIFILSFKTGFSLYDRINSARQLSDIIKPHLREDDVVAQYGDYNQGLPFYLERRNVLVNYLGELEFGAKRETDPSWFIGDREFLELWNGHRQVFLVVPARVWSHLEDKLGKTYIMGKNWRENDLVITNRPIEED; translated from the coding sequence GTGTTCAAATCCCACAGAGTCAACCTATTGCTGCTGTTAATTCTCTCATCTTTTCTGTTCTTCTGGATGTTAGGAGGCCACGGCCTGCTGGAGCCCGACGAGGGCCGCTACAGCGAGATCCCCAGAGAGATGATGGAGACCGGCGACTACGTAACCCCAAGGCTAAACGGGGTCCTCTATTTCGAGAAGCCGGTGCTACACTACTGGCTGACCGCCTCGGCCTTCGCCGTCATGGGCAAAACCGAGCTGGCATCCCGTTTCTGGCCCGCTGCCCTGGCGGTGGTGGGGGTCCTATTCACCTACTGGCTGGGAGCCTACCTCTACGGCAAGAGATCCGGCCTTGCGGCAGGGGTTATACTGGCGTCGTCTCTGCTCTACTTCGCCATAGCCCAGATAAACCTCACAGACATGCCGGTGAGCTCCTTTATCACCGTGGCCATGGTGGCCTTCCTCATGGCCCGGCTCCAAAACAGACGGTGGCTGCTCCTGTTCTACTCCGCTATGGCATTGGCGGTGCTCACCAAAGGGCTTATCGGCCTGGTCCTCCCAGGAGCGGTCATACTCTGCTATATGATCGTCACCAGAAGATGGTCCATAGTCAAAGATACCCTCTACCTGCCGGGGATAATCCTTTTCTTCGCCATCACCGTTCCCTGGTTCTGGGCGGTCTGTCGGGCCAACCCCGATTTCTTTCACTTTTTTTTCATCCACGAACACTTCGTCCGTTACGCTACCAAGGTCCATAACCGATACGAGCCGGTCTGGTTCTTCGTCCCTATCCTGCTGGTGGGGACGATCCCCTGGACGGGCTTTATCCCTCAGGCTCTCATGGAAGCGATAAAGGGAAGAAAAGGGCAGGACGAATCGGACTGGGCGGGGATATATCTGGCCCTGTGGTTTGCCGTGATTTTCGCCTTCTTCTCCCTGTCCAGCTCTAAGCTCATACCCTACATAGTGCCGGTCCTGCCCCCTCTGGCCATACTGGTAGGTCGGAGGGCGGTTAGGATATGGGACGAAGGGGACCTGAAAAACACCCTTGTAGGGCTGTCGCTCTCCTCGGTCCTTACCGTACTGTTCGGAGTGGCCTTCGTGGTCTACCCCTACGTCCAGGACAGGCTCCCATCGGAGCTTCTGGTCCCTCAGCTGGTCCATAAAGGGATAATCCTACTGGTGGGAACCGGCCTGGCCTGGTGGGGATACCTTAAGGGCTCGCCTAAAAAAGTCCTGATCTGCCTGACCATAACCGGTATAATCTTCATCCTGTCCTTCAAGACGGGATTTTCCCTGTACGACAGGATAAACTCCGCCAGGCAACTCAGCGATATAATAAAGCCCCATCTGAGGGAGGACGACGTGGTTGCCCAGTACGGCGATTACAACCAGGGACTGCCTTTCTACCTGGAGAGACGTAACGTTCTGGTGAACTACCTGGGAGAGCTGGAGTTCGGGGCGAAGAGGGAGACCGACCCCTCGTGGTTCATAGGGGATCGGGAGTTTCTGGAGCTGTGGAACGGCCATAGACAGGTCTTCCTGGTGGTCCCAGCCAGGGTATGGTCCCACTTGGAGGATAAACTAGGAAAAACCTATATAATGGGCAAAAACTGGAGAGAGAACGACCTGGTCATCACCAATCGCCCTATAGAGGAGGATTAA
- a CDS encoding formyltransferase: MTRPSTVVFAYSEVGYRCLETLLDRGVNVTAVITYTDSPSEEIWFRSVADLARSRGIEPWLNLDLSDKETFKAIKALKPKVMFSFYYRDLIPDKVLKLAKLGAFNMHGSLLPRYRGRACINWAVLNGETETGATLHRMTEKADRGNIVDQEVVSIGQSDTAKDVFLKVADAATEILNRSLDSIESGEAKGVPQDDSLATTFGGRKPEDGLIRWDQSSKRIYDLIRAVTRPYPGAFSFFGDKKVYFWWGTPLEGASLGQPGSVISLDPLVVSTGKGNLKVDKVQVHGEEEIDGISFAKSYLRLGATFTTEPKPACPASKGI; the protein is encoded by the coding sequence ATGACTAGGCCCTCGACGGTGGTCTTCGCCTACAGCGAGGTGGGATATCGCTGCCTTGAGACCCTTCTGGACCGAGGGGTCAACGTCACGGCGGTCATAACCTACACCGACAGCCCCTCGGAGGAGATATGGTTTAGGTCGGTGGCGGACCTGGCTCGCTCCAGAGGGATCGAACCATGGCTCAATCTGGACCTGTCGGACAAAGAGACCTTCAAGGCCATAAAGGCCCTGAAGCCTAAGGTGATGTTCTCTTTCTACTACAGGGACCTCATACCGGATAAGGTGCTCAAGCTGGCAAAACTGGGGGCCTTCAATATGCACGGATCCCTCCTTCCCAGGTACAGAGGAAGGGCCTGTATAAACTGGGCGGTGCTCAACGGAGAGACCGAGACAGGGGCCACCCTCCACCGGATGACCGAGAAGGCCGACAGGGGAAACATAGTCGATCAGGAGGTCGTGTCCATAGGCCAGAGCGACACCGCCAAAGACGTCTTTCTCAAGGTCGCCGACGCCGCCACTGAGATACTGAACAGGAGCCTGGACTCCATAGAGTCGGGGGAGGCAAAGGGAGTTCCTCAGGACGACAGCCTTGCGACGACCTTCGGGGGCAGAAAGCCCGAGGACGGCCTGATCCGTTGGGATCAGAGCAGCAAGCGGATATACGACCTCATAAGGGCGGTGACACGCCCCTACCCCGGTGCTTTCAGCTTTTTTGGGGATAAAAAGGTGTATTTCTGGTGGGGAACCCCTTTGGAGGGAGCGTCCCTGGGACAGCCTGGATCGGTTATATCCCTGGATCCTCTTGTGGTCTCAACCGGCAAAGGCAACCTCAAGGTTGATAAGGTCCAGGTTCACGGGGAAGAGGAGATAGACGGCATCTCCTTCGCCAAGTCGTATCTGAGGCTGGGAGCGACCTTTACAACCGAGCCTAAGCCCGCCTGTCCAGCGAGCAAGGGCATCTAA
- a CDS encoding glycosyltransferase, whose amino-acid sequence MRPEVSLVIPVYNEEESLPELFSRTVKVLKGLNRPYELILVDDGSRDRSLALCLELREREGSIRVASMNGNFGQHMAIMAGFSLARGEMVITMDADLQNPPEEIPKLIRAMERGHDVVGTIRTFRQDPLFRKVASKIVNKVTNRITGLRLNDYGCMLRGYRRRIVDLIIQCQETTTFIPALAQKFALSPVEVSVKHSERKKGESKYGLFKLIRLNFDLMTGFSMVPLQAVTMTGIAVAVMSLGFTIMLILRRLFLGPEAEGVFTLFAINFFLMGITMMSVGIGGEYVGRVYQEVRKRPRYVIRHVYQEEQEDD is encoded by the coding sequence ATGAGACCGGAGGTTTCCCTTGTAATACCGGTCTACAACGAGGAGGAGTCTCTGCCCGAGCTTTTCAGCCGAACGGTGAAGGTCCTTAAGGGACTGAACCGTCCCTACGAGCTCATACTGGTGGACGACGGCAGCAGGGATCGGTCTTTGGCCCTGTGCCTGGAGCTTCGGGAGAGGGAGGGCTCAATCAGGGTGGCCTCCATGAACGGCAACTTCGGCCAGCACATGGCCATAATGGCGGGGTTCTCTCTGGCCCGGGGAGAGATGGTCATAACCATGGACGCCGACCTTCAGAACCCTCCCGAGGAGATCCCAAAGCTGATAAGGGCCATGGAGAGAGGCCACGACGTGGTGGGAACCATCCGCACCTTCAGGCAAGATCCCCTGTTTCGTAAGGTAGCGTCGAAAATAGTCAACAAGGTCACCAACAGGATCACCGGCCTCAGACTCAACGACTACGGCTGTATGCTCAGGGGCTACAGGAGGCGGATCGTGGACCTGATAATCCAGTGCCAGGAGACGACGACCTTCATCCCGGCCCTAGCCCAGAAGTTCGCCCTAAGCCCCGTCGAGGTATCGGTTAAACACTCGGAGCGTAAAAAAGGCGAGTCGAAGTACGGACTTTTCAAGCTGATCAGGCTGAACTTCGACCTGATGACCGGCTTTTCCATGGTTCCTCTACAGGCGGTTACAATGACCGGCATCGCCGTAGCGGTCATGAGCCTGGGCTTTACCATAATGCTGATACTCAGGAGACTGTTTTTGGGACCCGAGGCGGAAGGGGTTTTCACCCTCTTCGCCATAAACTTCTTCCTCATGGGGATAACCATGATGTCCGTAGGGATAGGAGGGGAGTACGTCGGCAGGGTCTACCAGGAGGTAAGAAAGCGGCCTAGGTACGTAATACGGCACGTATATCAGGAGGAACAGGAGGATGACTAG